The Pangasianodon hypophthalmus isolate fPanHyp1 chromosome 5, fPanHyp1.pri, whole genome shotgun sequence genome includes a window with the following:
- the LOC128318386 gene encoding histone H2B-like — translation MPDPAKAAPKKGSKKAVTKTAGKGGKKRRKSRKESYAIYVYKVLKQVHPDTGISSKAMGIMNSFVNDIFERIAGESSRLAHYNKRSTITSREIQTAVRLLLPGELAKHAVSEGTKAVTKYTSSK, via the coding sequence atgcCCGACCCAGCCAAGGCCGCTCCCAAGAAGGGATCCAAGAAAGCCGTGACCAAGACGGCCGGCAAAGGAGGCAAGAAGCGCAGAAAGTCCAGGAAGGAGAGCTACGCTATCTACGTGTACAAAGTCCTGAAGCAGGTGCACCCCGACACCGGCATTTCTTCTAAGGCGATGGGCATCATGAACTCGTTCGTGAACGACATCTTCGAGCGTATCGCCGGTGAGTCCTCTCGTCTGGCTCATTACAACAAGCGCTCCACCATCACCTCCAGGGAGATCCAGACCGCCGTGCGCCTGTTGCTTCCCGGCGAGCTGGCCAAGCACGCCGTGTCCGAGGGCACCAAGGCCGTCACCAAGTACACCAGCTCCAAGTAA
- the LOC128318360 gene encoding histone H4, protein MSGRGKGGKGLGKGGAKRHRKVLRDNIQGITKPAIRRLARRGGVKRISGLIYEETRGVLKVFLENVIRDAVTYTEHAKRKTVTAMDVVYALKRQGRTLYGFGG, encoded by the coding sequence ATGTCTGGCAGAGGCAAGGGCGGAAAGGGGCTCGGCAAAGGAGGCGCCAAGCGTCACCGTAAAGTTCTTCGCGATAACATCCAGGGAATCACCAAGCCGGCTATTCGCCGTCTGGCTCGCCGTGGCGGTGTTAAGCGTATTTCCGGTCTGATCTACGAAGAGACTCGCGGTGTGCTGAAGGTGTTCCTGGAGAACGTGATCCGCGACGCCGTCACCTACACCGAGCATGCCAAGAGGAAGACGGTCACCGCCATGGATGTGGTGTACGCCCTGAAACGCCAGGGACGCACCCTGTACGGCTTCGGCGGTTAA
- the LOC128318355 gene encoding histone H3 — protein sequence MARTKQTARKSTGGKAPRKQLATKAARKSAPATGGVKKPHRYRPGTVALREIRRYQKSTELLIRKLPFQRLVREIAQDFKTDLRFQSSAVMALQEASEAYLVGLFEDTNLCAIHAKRVTIMPKDIQLARRIRGERA from the coding sequence ATGGCAAGAACCAAGCAGACCGCCCGTAAGTCTACCGGTGGCAAGGCGCCCAGAAAGCAGCTCGCCACTAAGGCCGCCCGCAAGAGCGCCCCGGCCACCGGCGGCGTGAAGAAGCCTCACCGTTACAGGCCGGGCACCGTGGCTCTGAGAGAGATCCGCCGTTATCAGAAGTCTACTGAGCTGCTCATCCGCAAGCTGCCCTTCCAGCGCCTGGTGAGAGAAATCGCTCAGGACTTCAAGACTGATCTGCGTTTCCAGAGCTCGGCCGTCATGGCCCTGCAGGAGGCGAGCGAGGCGTACCTGGTCGGCCTGTTCGAGGACACCAACCTGTGCGCCATCCACGCCAAGAGAGTGACCATCATGCCCAAGGATATTCAGCTGGCCCGCCGTATTCGCGGAGAGCGCGCTTAA